One Streptomyces sp. R28 DNA window includes the following coding sequences:
- a CDS encoding dTDP-4-dehydrorhamnose 3,5-epimerase family protein, with protein MLITETAVRDAYRIQPEPIPDQRGRFYEALRHESLRAATGHAFEVRQVNFTVSHRNVLRGIHGTTLPPGQGKIVTCVRGAALTMVVDIRVGSPTFGHHDVVRQDPHSATAVYLPDGMGLAYVALADDTCMNYLCTQEYVHGTIIDVDALDPALGLPWNLSEPPIRSARDAAAPSLAEAVGLLPTYEDCLRAYHADPSVND; from the coding sequence ATGCTCATCACGGAAACAGCCGTCCGCGATGCCTACCGCATCCAGCCGGAACCCATCCCCGACCAACGGGGCCGGTTCTACGAGGCACTGCGTCATGAGTCGCTGCGAGCGGCCACCGGGCACGCCTTCGAGGTGCGGCAGGTCAACTTCACCGTCTCCCACCGGAACGTGCTGCGCGGCATCCACGGCACCACACTGCCGCCCGGCCAGGGCAAGATCGTCACCTGTGTGCGGGGCGCCGCGCTCACCATGGTCGTCGACATCCGGGTGGGCTCACCGACCTTCGGCCACCATGACGTCGTCCGGCAGGACCCGCACTCCGCGACCGCCGTGTACCTGCCCGACGGAATGGGACTGGCCTACGTCGCGCTCGCCGACGACACCTGCATGAACTACCTGTGCACACAGGAGTACGTCCACGGCACCATCATCGACGTCGACGCCCTGGACCCCGCCCTGGGCCTTCCCTGGAACCTGTCCGAACCCCCGATCCGGTCCGCCCGGGACGCGGCCGCCCCGTCCCTCGCCGAGGCCGTCGGCCTACTTCCCACCTACGAGGACTGCCTGCGTGCGTACCACGCCGATCCCTCCGTCAACGACTGA
- a CDS encoding class I SAM-dependent methyltransferase produces MITTACRICGNRELVPVLDLGEQALTGVFPTSRDQVVPAVPLELVVCSPAGCGLVQLRHTPDPELMYGDGYGYRSGIRPFMVNHLHSKVAAIRELVELGPKDLVVDIGSNDATLLRGYPEDGPRLVGIDPTGGKFLDRYPENAELIVDYFSRETFENRFGTERAKVVTSIAMFYDLPDPLRFMRDVHDILAEDGIWVMEQSYMPSMLAADAYDIVCHEHLEYYALRQIEWMAERVGLSVIRAELTDVYGGSLCVTLAKSPGRYPRDEAALARIRAAERDAGLDTTAPFEAFTRRVDRQREALLEFLARSRESGRVTLGYGASTKGNVILQYCGLTERDLPCIGEVSPEKAGRFTPGTKIPIVSEEEAKQRKPDQLLVLPWIYRDGFIEREQRFLADGGKLVFPLPALSVV; encoded by the coding sequence ATGATCACCACTGCGTGCCGCATCTGCGGCAACCGCGAGCTAGTACCGGTGCTGGACCTCGGGGAACAGGCGTTGACCGGGGTGTTCCCGACCAGCCGCGACCAGGTCGTTCCCGCGGTCCCGCTGGAACTGGTCGTCTGTTCTCCCGCGGGGTGCGGGCTGGTCCAGTTGCGCCACACTCCGGATCCCGAGCTCATGTACGGCGACGGGTACGGCTACCGCTCGGGCATCCGGCCCTTCATGGTCAATCATCTCCACAGCAAGGTGGCGGCCATCCGGGAACTGGTCGAACTGGGCCCGAAGGACCTGGTCGTGGACATCGGCAGCAATGACGCCACCCTGTTGCGAGGCTATCCCGAGGACGGCCCCCGACTGGTCGGCATCGACCCGACCGGTGGAAAGTTCCTGGACCGGTATCCGGAAAATGCGGAACTGATCGTCGACTACTTCTCACGCGAGACATTCGAGAACCGTTTCGGCACGGAACGGGCGAAAGTCGTCACCTCCATCGCGATGTTCTACGACCTACCTGATCCGCTGCGCTTCATGCGGGACGTCCACGACATTCTCGCCGAAGACGGTATCTGGGTCATGGAGCAGAGCTATATGCCCTCCATGCTGGCCGCCGACGCGTACGACATCGTGTGCCACGAGCATCTCGAGTACTACGCCCTGAGGCAGATCGAGTGGATGGCGGAGCGGGTCGGCCTGAGCGTGATCAGGGCTGAGCTGACCGACGTCTACGGCGGCAGCCTGTGCGTCACCCTGGCCAAGAGCCCTGGACGGTACCCCCGGGACGAGGCCGCACTGGCGCGGATCCGCGCGGCGGAGAGGGATGCCGGCCTCGACACGACCGCTCCGTTCGAGGCGTTCACCCGTCGCGTGGACAGGCAGCGGGAAGCCCTGCTCGAGTTCCTCGCGCGGTCGCGGGAGTCGGGGCGGGTGACCCTCGGGTACGGCGCCTCCACCAAGGGAAACGTGATCCTGCAGTACTGCGGGCTGACCGAGCGGGACCTGCCCTGCATCGGCGAGGTCAGCCCGGAGAAGGCCGGCCGTTTCACACCCGGCACGAAGATCCCCATCGTGTCCGAGGAAGAGGCCAAGCAGCGCAAGCCGGACCAGCTGCTGGTCCTGCCGTGGATCTATCGGGACGGCTTCATCGAGCGGGAACAGCGGTTCCTCGCCGACGGCGGCAAGCTGGTCTTCCCGCTGCCGGCGCTCAGCGTCGTGTGA
- a CDS encoding TlrC/CarA/OleB/SrmB family ABC-F type ribosomal protection protein encodes MLSAQFALHDITKRYQDRLVLDRVDCTFKPGEKVGIVGDNGSGKSTLLRLMAGRDTADNGTVTVTAPGGVGYLPQSLDLPQDVVVQDAVDLALAELREMETLLRKAEAELAAHADQARPDQELARLLDGYAELVERYEARDGYEADSRVDVMLHHLGLPGLERSRPLATLSGGERSRLALAGTLASAPELLLLDEPTNDLDEHAVSWLEDHLSRHPGTVVAVTHDRVFLEQLTTTILEVDSGRVTRYGDGYDGYLSAKAAERRRRLRAYEQWREELERNEQLVTRHAGRMDAIPRKLPRAGFGAGQFRARGRTHGAASRIRNAKERVTRLTESAVARPADPLAFTAGIATADQGTEKETVARLDGVLVGSRLRVGSLSIRPGERLLVTGPNGAGKTTLLRVLAGELAPDEGSVAVSGRVSHLRQEPTPWPPGLTVLQAFGQGRGGHPDDHLETLLSLGLFSPDDLRRRLGELSYGQRRRIELARLVSSPVDLLLLDEPTNHLSPVLVEELEQSLTGYQGAVVVVTHDRRMRRRFAGSWLTLRGGRVAAFATRCPGPLDGGAAGAP; translated from the coding sequence GTGCTTTCCGCCCAGTTCGCTCTGCATGACATCACCAAGCGCTACCAGGACCGCCTCGTACTCGACCGCGTCGACTGCACCTTCAAGCCCGGCGAGAAGGTCGGCATCGTCGGCGACAACGGATCGGGCAAATCCACCCTTCTCAGGCTGATGGCCGGGCGGGACACCGCCGACAACGGGACGGTGACCGTGACCGCCCCCGGTGGAGTGGGGTATCTGCCGCAGTCCCTCGACCTGCCGCAGGATGTCGTCGTCCAGGACGCCGTCGACCTCGCGCTGGCCGAACTCCGGGAGATGGAGACGCTCTTACGCAAGGCCGAGGCCGAACTGGCCGCCCACGCCGACCAAGCACGGCCGGACCAGGAACTGGCCCGGCTGCTCGACGGATACGCCGAACTGGTCGAGCGCTACGAGGCCCGCGACGGGTACGAGGCCGACTCCCGGGTGGACGTCATGCTGCACCACCTCGGTCTGCCGGGGCTGGAGCGGAGCCGGCCGCTGGCGACCCTCTCCGGGGGTGAGCGCTCGCGTCTGGCACTGGCCGGGACGCTGGCGTCGGCGCCCGAACTGCTGCTGCTGGACGAGCCGACCAACGACCTCGACGAGCATGCCGTGAGCTGGCTCGAGGACCATCTGAGCCGACACCCGGGCACCGTCGTCGCGGTCACCCATGACCGGGTGTTCCTGGAGCAGCTCACCACCACCATCCTGGAGGTCGACTCCGGACGGGTCACCCGCTACGGGGACGGCTACGACGGCTACCTGTCCGCGAAGGCGGCGGAACGACGCCGACGGCTGCGCGCGTACGAACAGTGGCGTGAGGAGCTGGAGCGCAACGAGCAGTTGGTGACCAGGCATGCGGGGCGGATGGACGCCATCCCGCGCAAACTCCCCCGCGCCGGCTTCGGAGCCGGCCAGTTCCGGGCCCGGGGACGCACGCACGGCGCGGCGTCCCGGATCCGCAACGCCAAGGAGCGGGTGACCCGCCTGACCGAGAGCGCCGTTGCCCGCCCCGCCGATCCGCTCGCCTTCACCGCCGGCATCGCCACCGCGGACCAGGGGACGGAGAAGGAAACGGTGGCCCGCCTCGACGGTGTGCTGGTCGGCAGCCGCCTGCGGGTCGGTTCGCTGAGCATTCGGCCCGGTGAGCGGCTGTTGGTCACCGGACCCAACGGGGCGGGCAAGACCACCCTCCTGCGAGTACTGGCCGGGGAGCTTGCGCCCGACGAGGGCTCGGTCGCGGTGTCCGGCCGGGTCAGCCACCTGCGGCAGGAACCTACGCCGTGGCCGCCCGGCCTCACCGTGCTGCAGGCCTTTGGCCAAGGGCGGGGCGGGCATCCCGACGACCACCTCGAGACGCTGCTGTCCCTCGGGCTGTTCAGCCCCGACGATCTGCGGCGACGGCTGGGAGAGCTGTCGTACGGGCAGCGCCGCAGGATCGAACTCGCCCGACTGGTGAGCAGCCCGGTGGACCTTTTGCTGCTGGACGAGCCCACCAACCATCTGTCGCCCGTCCTCGTCGAGGAGCTGGAGCAGTCACTGACGGGCTATCAGGGCGCCGTGGTCGTCGTCACGCACGACCGGCGGATGCGGCGCCGGTTCGCGGGATCCTGGTTGACGCTGCGTGGCGGGCGGGTCGCCGCCTTCGCGACGAGGTGCCCGGGACCGTTGGACGGCGGTGCGGCGGGGGCTCCGTGA
- a CDS encoding transaldolase family protein, translating to MQARTRQAVKLSAEGVCLRLEGVTRESQRTGRLAQLLKELGACGLAAQPAAVSEVLHSSDAYRAHLADLASRRVSIGEAVHSLLCEDARTACDTLLPYFRSGGLCACVFIPLDPYADGRRAVAEAAAMRWTVDRPNAVVSVHLAFGAVALVGDLLARGISVDVCSLFSLEQFDLLFEEFLTGLERARAAGCDLSGIHFAASVPLRLLDESIAARLGLVARCEDWAVAIARLLHHRREQLMDGARWRSLVRAGARPLYFVWSSREAPVREAVHYMEELVAWNSAFSAGLSTLHAVCSRAELRGDTVSGTETHARQVLSTLHHHGVDLHALGRELQQAQLKAARVEWTELCGAVEAVLRQV from the coding sequence GTGCAGGCGCGAACCCGGCAGGCGGTCAAGCTGTCGGCGGAGGGTGTCTGTCTGCGCCTGGAGGGCGTGACCCGCGAGTCGCAACGCACCGGCCGACTCGCCCAGTTGCTCAAGGAGCTCGGCGCGTGTGGCCTCGCGGCCCAGCCCGCCGCGGTCTCCGAGGTCCTCCACAGCAGCGACGCCTACCGTGCGCACCTGGCCGACCTCGCGTCCCGTCGGGTGTCGATCGGCGAGGCGGTGCACAGCCTGTTGTGTGAGGACGCGCGCACCGCCTGCGACACGCTGCTGCCCTACTTCAGGAGCGGCGGGCTGTGCGCCTGCGTCTTCATACCGCTGGACCCGTACGCCGACGGCCGCAGGGCGGTCGCGGAGGCCGCGGCGATGCGCTGGACGGTGGACCGGCCCAACGCGGTGGTCTCCGTGCACCTGGCCTTCGGCGCGGTGGCGCTGGTCGGTGATCTGCTGGCGCGGGGCATCAGCGTCGACGTCTGCTCGCTGTTCTCGCTCGAGCAGTTCGACCTGCTCTTCGAGGAGTTCCTCACCGGACTGGAGCGGGCCCGCGCCGCCGGCTGTGATCTGTCCGGGATCCACTTCGCCGCCTCCGTCCCGCTGCGGCTGCTGGACGAGTCGATCGCCGCCCGGCTCGGCCTGGTGGCGCGGTGCGAGGACTGGGCGGTGGCGATCGCCCGGCTGCTGCACCACCGCCGCGAGCAGCTGATGGACGGCGCCCGCTGGCGGTCCCTGGTGCGCGCGGGCGCCCGCCCCCTGTACTTCGTCTGGTCCTCCCGTGAGGCGCCGGTGCGCGAAGCGGTCCATTACATGGAGGAGCTGGTGGCCTGGAACAGCGCCTTCTCGGCCGGGCTCAGCACCCTGCACGCCGTGTGCAGCCGGGCCGAGCTGCGGGGCGACACCGTCAGCGGTACGGAGACGCACGCGCGGCAGGTGCTGTCCACCCTGCACCATCACGGGGTGGACCTGCATGCTCTCGGCCGCGAGCTGCAGCAGGCTCAGCTCAAGGCCGCACGCGTGGAGTGGACCGAGCTGTGCGGGGCCGTCGAGGCCGTCCTCAGGCAGGTCTGA
- a CDS encoding DUF6082 family protein → MATRKYSAGRLASAALTLLAATASAVMAARQRRSEEVRLQERQLELEELAIRRKALAHQQRMQWELLARAIDDPSLAAVIDTYDKSIPAERRRQFFYANAWYVHLFHLYRAGILDREELYRHLREFFQSPIFREYWEASQHMRGSLNEASEEAQLGHMVDGLVRDLDEADTDEWWVVGDPPTD, encoded by the coding sequence ATGGCCACACGGAAATACTCTGCGGGGAGGCTGGCCTCCGCCGCGCTGACTCTCCTCGCTGCCACCGCGAGCGCGGTGATGGCAGCGCGACAACGGCGGTCGGAGGAAGTACGTCTGCAAGAGAGGCAGCTGGAACTCGAGGAGTTGGCGATCCGCCGCAAGGCCTTGGCGCATCAGCAGCGCATGCAGTGGGAGCTCCTGGCCCGGGCGATCGACGATCCCTCCCTCGCCGCGGTGATCGACACCTACGACAAGAGCATCCCGGCCGAGCGGCGCCGCCAGTTCTTCTACGCCAACGCCTGGTACGTCCACCTGTTCCACCTCTACCGGGCCGGAATCCTGGACCGGGAGGAGCTGTACCGGCATCTGCGGGAGTTCTTCCAGAGCCCGATCTTCCGTGAGTACTGGGAGGCGTCGCAGCACATGCGCGGCTCCCTGAACGAGGCATCCGAAGAAGCCCAGCTGGGGCACATGGTCGACGGTCTCGTCAGGGACCTCGACGAAGCCGACACGGACGAGTGGTGGGTCGTGGGTGATCCGCCGACCGACTGA
- a CDS encoding macrolide family glycosyltransferase — protein sequence MAHIAFFILPVPGHVNPTLGVAEELVARGHRVTYALPEDIAERALDIGAAVVTYPLDKERFRTHMVPQQNSDEYTDKGEILRVLEWLLDMTGRTLAPLEGHFSDDRPDVIVNDPSSFWTGRILADRWDIPAIRSTPTYAANEHWSMQPGAEAAGPPDDPGLHELVSGIDRLLRDQGLEGDANTFVGRVHSGPALLYMPRHFQFAGETFDDQHHFVGPCAPRTPIHGTWKPPLDGRPLVMVSLGTLYNQRPEFFRACVEAFRDEPWNVLLVLGGGLAPEELGPLPDHVEVRDFVPLADVFPHTSLLVNHGGMSTAMEAFSHGVPVVAVPVMTEPRATALRITELGLGAQLLDQDVTAANLRDTALRVLTDEGIRDRLRQMRTLIHAAGGAAAAATVIEELLPAHS from the coding sequence GTGGCTCACATCGCATTCTTCATCCTCCCTGTTCCCGGACATGTGAATCCGACACTGGGAGTGGCCGAGGAACTCGTGGCGCGCGGTCACCGGGTGACCTACGCACTTCCCGAGGACATTGCGGAGCGCGCCCTTGATATCGGCGCCGCGGTCGTCACCTATCCCCTGGACAAGGAGCGGTTCCGTACCCATATGGTGCCGCAGCAGAATTCCGACGAGTACACCGACAAGGGCGAGATACTCCGGGTGTTGGAATGGCTCCTCGACATGACCGGCCGCACCCTGGCGCCACTGGAGGGGCATTTCTCGGACGATCGTCCCGATGTGATCGTGAACGACCCGTCGTCGTTCTGGACCGGGCGCATCCTCGCGGATCGCTGGGACATCCCCGCCATCCGCAGCACCCCCACCTACGCCGCCAACGAGCACTGGTCGATGCAACCCGGCGCGGAGGCGGCCGGCCCTCCCGATGATCCCGGCCTGCACGAACTCGTCAGCGGTATCGACCGGTTGCTGCGCGACCAGGGCCTCGAGGGCGACGCGAACACCTTCGTCGGGCGCGTCCACAGCGGACCCGCCCTGCTCTACATGCCCCGTCACTTCCAGTTCGCCGGGGAGACCTTCGACGATCAGCACCACTTCGTCGGGCCCTGCGCGCCCCGGACCCCCATCCACGGCACCTGGAAACCGCCGCTCGACGGCAGGCCGCTGGTCATGGTGAGCCTGGGTACCCTGTACAACCAGCGCCCCGAGTTCTTCCGCGCCTGCGTCGAGGCCTTCCGGGACGAGCCCTGGAACGTCCTCCTGGTCCTCGGTGGCGGCCTGGCTCCCGAGGAGCTCGGCCCTTTGCCCGACCACGTAGAAGTACGGGACTTCGTACCGCTCGCCGACGTGTTCCCGCACACGAGCCTGCTGGTGAACCACGGTGGGATGAGCACGGCCATGGAGGCCTTCTCGCACGGCGTCCCCGTGGTGGCCGTGCCGGTGATGACCGAGCCGAGGGCCACCGCGCTCCGGATCACCGAACTCGGCCTGGGCGCCCAGCTGCTCGACCAGGACGTGACGGCGGCGAACCTGCGCGACACCGCGCTCAGGGTGCTCACCGACGAAGGGATCCGGGACCGGCTGCGCCAGATGCGCACGCTGATCCACGCGGCCGGCGGCGCCGCGGCCGCGGCCACCGTCATCGAAGAGCTGCTGCCGGCCCACAGCTGA
- a CDS encoding GTP-binding protein, whose translation MRQPSPGPHQIPVVVLAGFLGSGKTTLLNHLLHRSQGTRIGALVNDFGAIEIDAMAVAGALGDSTVSLGNGCLCCAVDASELDVYLERLARPSTGIDVIVIEASGLAEPQELVRMVLASEHPGIVYGGLVEVVDAAEFDDTRAKHPEIDRHLALADLVVVNKLDRAADGERVLGLVRDLTDRAAVVPATYGRIDPEFLFDCRPSEERIGQLSFDDLHEHDEDHSDHLHAGYDSMSFVCEVPLDPRQLMRFLDSRPEGLYRIKGYVDFGPYDAANRYAVHAVGRFLRFYPEPWAAGDARLTQLVLIGSAIDTASLAKELESCKSDAPHADEHGMWGVLRYVQDPEEEDFQEA comes from the coding sequence TTGCGTCAGCCGAGCCCCGGTCCGCACCAGATCCCGGTCGTCGTACTCGCCGGATTCCTCGGTTCCGGCAAGACGACTCTGCTCAACCACCTCCTCCATCGCAGCCAAGGCACCCGCATCGGCGCCCTCGTCAACGACTTCGGCGCCATCGAGATCGATGCCATGGCCGTCGCCGGCGCGCTCGGCGACTCCACCGTCTCCCTCGGCAACGGCTGCCTGTGCTGCGCGGTCGACGCCAGTGAGCTGGACGTCTACCTGGAGCGGCTCGCCCGGCCGTCCACCGGCATCGACGTCATCGTCATCGAGGCCAGCGGACTCGCCGAGCCCCAGGAGCTCGTGCGCATGGTGCTCGCCAGCGAACATCCGGGCATCGTGTACGGCGGGCTCGTCGAGGTCGTCGACGCCGCCGAGTTCGACGACACCCGCGCGAAGCACCCCGAGATCGACCGGCACCTCGCCCTCGCCGACCTCGTCGTGGTCAACAAGCTCGACCGGGCGGCGGACGGGGAGCGCGTCCTCGGCCTGGTCCGCGACCTCACCGACCGCGCCGCCGTCGTCCCCGCCACCTACGGCCGTATCGACCCCGAGTTCCTCTTCGACTGCAGGCCCAGCGAGGAGCGCATCGGACAGCTGTCCTTCGACGACCTGCACGAGCACGACGAGGATCACAGCGACCACCTGCACGCCGGCTACGACAGCATGTCCTTCGTCTGCGAAGTCCCCCTCGACCCACGCCAGTTGATGAGGTTCCTGGACAGCAGGCCGGAGGGCCTGTACCGGATCAAGGGATATGTCGACTTCGGCCCGTACGACGCCGCGAACCGCTACGCCGTGCACGCCGTCGGACGGTTCCTGCGCTTCTACCCGGAGCCGTGGGCTGCCGGGGACGCGCGTCTGACCCAGCTCGTCCTCATCGGCTCCGCCATCGATACCGCCTCCCTGGCCAAGGAACTCGAGTCGTGCAAGAGCGACGCCCCACACGCCGACGAGCACGGCATGTGGGGCGTTCTGCGCTACGTACAGGACCCGGAGGAAGAGGACTTCCAGGAGGCCTAG